The DNA sequence GCCCGAATTTAAATGGGCGCGCATTATGCTGGCAAAAAAAACCTTGATTCAAGTAGGCAGCATCCGACACACTTGCTTATATGATGTCGGTATACAAGGACTTGTTATACTTAACCTAGTTTGTACCCAGGAGAAGTCGATTGACCACTGCAATTATTATCACCGCCCTGATCTGTCTCGCCGTTGGTGCCGCCATCGGTATTCTGTTGACCCGCCTTTCCCACCCGGAAGAAAAACAACGCCGGGAACTGGAGAGTCGACTGCAACAAGCCGAAGACGAATTAAAAGCCTACCAGCAGGAAGTCAGTACCCACTTCATCAAAACTGCCAGCCTGGTGAACAATATGACCCAAAGCTATCGCGCTGTAGGCGAGCACCTTGCCGCAAGCGCCATGCACCTGGCCAACCCGGATATCAGCAGGCAGCTGCTTAATGCCGGCTCCGGATCACTGACCGGTTCCACTGCCAAGCAAGCCTCATCCCTGACCTTGGGTGATACAGCACCGGAACCACCAAAAGATTACGCACCAAAAGCACCGGGTGGCATTTTGAGCGAAGAGTATGGCCTGAAAGAAGATTATGGGGTGGAATCACGCCCGGCCTATGAAATGGCCAACGACGATCTGGACTCGGAAGATGATGACGATCAGGACCCGACCCTGAAAGCTGTCTGACGATTAGCGCCTGTCAGTACTAGCTTAAACACATAAAAAAGCGGGGAATTTCCCCGCTTTTTTTCGCTCTCACTATCTGTACAATAATCATCAACTACTGACTTGAAAAGGGAAATGCCTAATGGTTCGACTGCTTAGCTTTATCGGCTGGCCGGTAGTCGCCGGTATGATTGCTGCTGCCGTTTTACTTTGGCTTTTTCCATCGCAATTGCAGATTGCCCAACCAGAAGATCCATCCCCAACAGATAGCCTTTCACCCACAGCCAATGGCGACTGGAATGGACAGGTATCTTATGCCGAAGCGGTACGAAGAGCTGCACCATCGGTTGTGAGCATATATACCACCAAACAAGTCCGCCGCCGATACAACCCGATTCTGGACGACCCTTTTTTCCAACAGTTTTTCAACTTGCGTAGCCCGCGAAATTCTCGACCAGTAACCAGCCTGGGCTCTGGCGTTATTCTCAGCGAAGAGGGTCACATCCTAACCAACTATCACGTAGTACAGGGTGCTGAGCAGATTCAGGTGCAACTGGCCGATGGCCGGTCAGCGATTGCCCAGATTGTCGGCAACGATGTCACCACCGACTTGACCGTACTCAAAGTAGACCTGCCAGGTGTATCACCAATCAGTATCGGGGACTCAATGAATGCCCAGGTTGGCGATGTGGTCCTGGCAATTGGTAACCCGCAATGGGTTGGACAGACTGTTACCCAGGGCATCATCAGCGCAACCCGCCGCCAGAACCTGATGGCCAACCAGTTTACCCAGTTCATTCAAACCGATGCTGCCATCAACCCGGGCAACTCGGGCGGTGCACTGGTAGACGCTCATGGCAATCTGCTGGGTATTAACACCCAGATCCTGGATAAAGAGACCTACGGTATCAGCTTTGCCATACCGAGCCATCTGGCGGTTAACAAGGTAATGAAAGATATTGTCGAGCACGGCCGCGTAATTCGAGGCTGGGTGGGCGTCAACGATGTACAGGCGCTGACGGCTGACGAAGCCACAAGACTGGGACTGGGCGATTACGCCGGCTTGGTAGTACTGGAAATTGTCGCTGGCAGCCCAGCCGAAAAAGCCGGGTTAAAAGCTGGCGACCTTATTACCCATGTTAATAATCACAGCGCCCTGGATCAGGCGCACTTGAGCTACATGGCAGCCAACATGGTCCCTGGTGACGAGATTACAATGTCGATTATTCGCGGCGGCGAAGCCTTAACTCTGACCGCAGTTGCAGAAGCAACTCCAGAGACCACGCCGACAAATTAAAGTTATCTAATCGCTCGCAAGAATCTCGTTTAACGCATCGATAAACCGCTGGTTTTGCTGATCGGTTCCAACGGTAATTCGCAAGTACCGATCAATGCGCGGCTTGGCAAAGTGACGCACTACAACTCCACGTTCGCGCAAAGCACTCAGTAATTCAGCACCTGCTTTTTCACGGTGGCAAGCAAACACAAAGTTCGCCGCCGAAGGCAGAACATCAAAGTTTAACGCTTCAAGGTTAGCGGCCAATTTATCTCGACTGTCGATAACCTGCTGACAGGTTTGCTCAAAGTACTCCCTGTCATCAAAGGCGGCCACTGCACCGGCAATTGCAACACGACTCAGCGGGTAGCAGTTAAAACTGTTTTTGATGCGTTCAAGCGCTTCAACCAATTCCGGATTGGCGATGGCCAAGCCAACCCGCAAGCCCGCCAGGGAGCGGGATTTTGATAGTGTCTGCACCACCACCAGATTGGGATACTTATTGATCAGGGCTGCTGCCGATTGACCACCAAAATCAATGTAGGCCTCATCCACCACTACCACGGAGCGAGTATTGCTCAACAGCAGCTGTTCTACCGCTTCAAGTGCCAACAAACGACCAGTTGGCGCATTGGGGTTAGGAAAAATAATACCGCCATTGCTGCGTTGATAATCTGCCAGATCAATAGCCAACTCATCATTGAGTGGTATCGCATCAAAATCGATACCATAGAGCTTGCAGTAAGTTGGATAAAAACTGTATGTGATATCCGGAAACAGGATAGGCTTATCGTGTTTCAACAGGCCGTGAAAAATATGCGCCAGTACCTCATCGGAACCATTGCCGACAAAAACACAGGCTGGGTCCACGCCATAAAATTCGCCGATGGCATTTTTAAGCTTCTCTGCATTAGGCGCAGGATACAGGCGCATATCATCGCCAATAGCAGACTGCATGGCTGCCACCGCTTTGGGGGATGGGCCATAGGGATTTTCGTTGGTATTGAGCTTGACCAGATTTTCAATCACCGGTTGTTCGCCTGGCACATAAGGCTCCAGCACAGAAACCACATCACTCCAAAACGGATTGCTCACAGCAGCTCTCTCAGAAAATAGATTCGACAAATAAAATGTATGCGCAGCGTTACGACTTGATTCGGTATTCCGCCGAACGGGCGTGGGCCGTCAACGATTCGCCACGGGCAAGAACAGATGCCACCTTACCCAGCTCAGAAGCTCCTTCTGCGGAGCACATAATCAAAGAGCTGCGTTTTTGAAAATCATATACGCCCAGCGGCGACGAAAAACGTGCCGTGGTAGAGGTAGGCAATACGTGATTGGGTCCGGCACAGTAATCACCAAGAGCCTCAGCCGTATAGCGACCCATAAAAATCGCTCCGGCATGACGAATACCAGGCAGCAGACTTTCCGGATCCTCAACCGACAACTCCAGGTGCTCTGGAGCGATGGCGTTTATCACTTCAACGGCCTGTCCCAGGTTAGCTACCTGAATCATCGCACCGCGATTTTGAAGCGATGTTCTGGCAATTTCCTGTCGTTCCAGCTCCGGCAACAAGCGCTCAATGCTTGCCTGAACGCGATCGAGAAAATCAGCGTCCGGGCTGATCAAGATAGATTGGGCATCCTCATCGTGTTCAGCCTGCGAGAACAGATCCATGGCAATCCAGTCAGGGTCGGTATTGCCATCGCATACCACTAGGATTTCCGAAGGACCCGCCACCATATCGAGGCCGACCTGACCAAACACCATGCGCTTGGCGGTGGCTACGTAAATATTTCCCGGCCCGACAATTTTATCGACGCGCGGCACGAACCCAGTCCCGTAGGCAAGTGCAGCAACCGCCTGGGCACCACCAATGGTAAAGACGCGATCAACACCGGCAATAGCGGCGGCGGCGAGAACCATCGGGCTCAAAACCGCATCCGGAGCCGGAACAACCATGATAATTTCTGCAACACCAGCCACCTTTGCCGGAATCGCATTCATCAATACAGAAGAGGGATAACTGGCTTTGCCTCCCGGCACATAGATACCAACCCGATCCAGCGGGGTGATCTTCTGGCCCAACAGCGTGCCATCGGCTTCGCGATATTGCCAAGACTCCTGCTTCTGGTGCTGATGGTAACTGCGAATTCGTTCAGCCGCCCGCTCAAGCGCACGACGCTGCTCAGCCGGAATTTCATTGAGCGCATCACTCAACTGCTGCTGACTCAGCTCAAGCTCCTGAGCCGCCTCCACCTCACGGCGATCAAACCGATTGGTGTACTCAACAATCGCCTCATCACCACGCTGGCGAACGTCGGCGATGACATTGCGAACGGTTTGCTCAACCTGCTCATCGGAAACAGCTTCCCAAGCTAACAGCCCGGAAAGTTGCTCGGAAAAATTGTCGGTGTCAGCGCTTAACCGCTGAATCTTTACTGAGTCAGCCATTGGATGCCACCGCGTCGCGAAGCTGATCGATCAGCTTGTGAATAATGCGGTGCTTCATCTTCATAGAGGCATGATTGACGATCAATCGGGAGCTGATGTCGGCAATGTGATTACGCTCTTCCAGACCATTGGCGCGAAGGGTATTGCCAGTATCCACGATATCGACAATTTCATCGGCCAAACCGATCAGCGGCGCCAATTCCATTCCACCGTAAAGCTTGATCAGATCCGCCTGACGCCCCTGCTCCGCGTAATAGCGCCGAGCAACTTCAGTATATTTTGTGGCAACCCGAATGCGACCTTTCGGCAGCGACTTGCCCACCAATCCGGCGGTCATCAGCCGGCAACGGGCAATACCCAGGTCCAGCAGCTCATACAAACCTTCACCGCCGTGATCCAGCAGAATATCTTTCCCAGACACACCAACATCCGCCGCACCATACTGAACGTAGGTGGTGACGTCGGAGCCGCGCAACACTAACAGGCGAACATGCTCAAGATTGGTAGCAAATTCGAGCTTGCGGCTGGAATCAATATCCTCCAGCGGCTCAATACCGGCCTTGGCCAGCAGCGGCAGGGTCTCTTTGAGAATACGACCCTTGGTCAGTGCAATAGTGAGTTG is a window from the Porticoccaceae bacterium LTM1 genome containing:
- a CDS encoding DUF1043 family protein, which translates into the protein MTTAIIITALICLAVGAAIGILLTRLSHPEEKQRRELESRLQQAEDELKAYQQEVSTHFIKTASLVNNMTQSYRAVGEHLAASAMHLANPDISRQLLNAGSGSLTGSTAKQASSLTLGDTAPEPPKDYAPKAPGGILSEEYGLKEDYGVESRPAYEMANDDLDSEDDDDQDPTLKAV
- a CDS encoding trypsin-like peptidase domain-containing protein gives rise to the protein MVRLLSFIGWPVVAGMIAAAVLLWLFPSQLQIAQPEDPSPTDSLSPTANGDWNGQVSYAEAVRRAAPSVVSIYTTKQVRRRYNPILDDPFFQQFFNLRSPRNSRPVTSLGSGVILSEEGHILTNYHVVQGAEQIQVQLADGRSAIAQIVGNDVTTDLTVLKVDLPGVSPISIGDSMNAQVGDVVLAIGNPQWVGQTVTQGIISATRRQNLMANQFTQFIQTDAAINPGNSGGALVDAHGNLLGINTQILDKETYGISFAIPSHLAVNKVMKDIVEHGRVIRGWVGVNDVQALTADEATRLGLGDYAGLVVLEIVAGSPAEKAGLKAGDLITHVNNHSALDQAHLSYMAANMVPGDEITMSIIRGGEALTLTAVAEATPETTPTN
- the hisC gene encoding histidinol-phosphate transaminase is translated as MSNPFWSDVVSVLEPYVPGEQPVIENLVKLNTNENPYGPSPKAVAAMQSAIGDDMRLYPAPNAEKLKNAIGEFYGVDPACVFVGNGSDEVLAHIFHGLLKHDKPILFPDITYSFYPTYCKLYGIDFDAIPLNDELAIDLADYQRSNGGIIFPNPNAPTGRLLALEAVEQLLLSNTRSVVVVDEAYIDFGGQSAAALINKYPNLVVVQTLSKSRSLAGLRVGLAIANPELVEALERIKNSFNCYPLSRVAIAGAVAAFDDREYFEQTCQQVIDSRDKLAANLEALNFDVLPSAANFVFACHREKAGAELLSALRERGVVVRHFAKPRIDRYLRITVGTDQQNQRFIDALNEILASD
- the hisD gene encoding histidinol dehydrogenase, translating into MADSVKIQRLSADTDNFSEQLSGLLAWEAVSDEQVEQTVRNVIADVRQRGDEAIVEYTNRFDRREVEAAQELELSQQQLSDALNEIPAEQRRALERAAERIRSYHQHQKQESWQYREADGTLLGQKITPLDRVGIYVPGGKASYPSSVLMNAIPAKVAGVAEIIMVVPAPDAVLSPMVLAAAAIAGVDRVFTIGGAQAVAALAYGTGFVPRVDKIVGPGNIYVATAKRMVFGQVGLDMVAGPSEILVVCDGNTDPDWIAMDLFSQAEHDEDAQSILISPDADFLDRVQASIERLLPELERQEIARTSLQNRGAMIQVANLGQAVEVINAIAPEHLELSVEDPESLLPGIRHAGAIFMGRYTAEALGDYCAGPNHVLPTSTTARFSSPLGVYDFQKRSSLIMCSAEGASELGKVASVLARGESLTAHARSAEYRIKS
- the hisG gene encoding ATP phosphoribosyltransferase; this encodes MTEQLTIALTKGRILKETLPLLAKAGIEPLEDIDSSRKLEFATNLEHVRLLVLRGSDVTTYVQYGAADVGVSGKDILLDHGGEGLYELLDLGIARCRLMTAGLVGKSLPKGRIRVATKYTEVARRYYAEQGRQADLIKLYGGMELAPLIGLADEIVDIVDTGNTLRANGLEERNHIADISSRLIVNHASMKMKHRIIHKLIDQLRDAVASNG